The Rhopalosiphum maidis isolate BTI-1 chromosome 2, ASM367621v3, whole genome shotgun sequence genome segment taaaatttatgatttcatGTATTTGAGTttacttaaactttaaataacaatcattTTAACTTGAGTTTTtgcgatattttataatataaagtagcTGAATCATATGATTAATCTAGGGAGATATTTCAAAAGTTGTATTATcgatttctattaaatatttaaactattgcgTAATGGTTTTTTGAGCATATGAAATAGATGGGTAGAGGAGTTTTGTAAAGATATACTTATGATTAGCttacattatagttttatattattatacacagtgtCTAGGTTATCAATGATTACGGATGAGGGTCGAAACATCCCTGTGTACAagccatataatatgtataaatgttggGCGTttacacaaaatttaaataatacattttaatattatgttgtataggtatatacaatgtTTGAAGAGGTCACCTTTGTTCATTCCGTTTTAGACAGCCGCTCGTTGTGTGTCGCATGTCTTGTTAACATTTTGCCATAGTAGTCATGTGAATTGTATTTCCGATCGTCTGCTTAGCCCATCAACTCGCTCGTACACGAAAAAGTCCCCTGGCACCGGTTGGCATCCGCTCGTGCaattctttatattttctgCCGTTTTTgactaatgtttatattatgcgtGTATGTTTGTGTGTAcccatgtattatattgtatccaCTTGTTCATTCGTTAAAAATTGCGTCTTTTtcgaatcattataatttttaacccgTAGTTACAgtttatactgtaatatatcGCCGTATTATGCAAAAGCGCAGTGTTACTCTGTTAGCTACTTTTAAAgattgattttgaaaatgatacataattatacattaaaactgtataactaaataactttACCTAGTTACCACTATACAGTGGATATGTATACAACTGTTAAACtgtctttaaatataaaactcaaaTACGTTTTTGTGACAAGTTGCGGACACAAATTGCTGGAAATATCTCTAGACGACTGGTTGGTTATTGAGGTGTGAGAAGGTTATGTTTGGTAAAAAGACGTTTTGGGAATTAATCTATGTTAATTTATGTCTCAGGAGTAAAAACATTGATAATGTTTTCTGGGTAAATGTGTCAAACAGctgaataagttattaatttgacTCTCCTAGTATGTCCACTATATTCTTAGATTTTTTAAGTGTAAAGAATTGTCATTGGATGTGACGGGCGATTATTTCCAGTTGTAGCGTTAGTTCTAGGCAGTTATTTTTTGGCTGAGCTCGAAAAGCGAGGTTAGGTCGAGTCAGGTAACTAGTAAGGTTGACAGTCTTTTGTGACGTCCCACGCTACTACGCTAATACGACGTCAAAGTCAGCCCGATAAGCCCTTAAATCTTAATGATACAATGTCACAGTTAACAGGCATGCTGTGAAAAGTGTGTTCAGGATTCTAATATTCAACAATACGTATCTACTACTATGAAAAATAGCATATGTTCATAGCCATGGGCGCAACTAGGGTGAAATATATTGGAGTGCTAAAATCTATAGTATAACATTAGAGCCCacatcattatttatgatttctaagcaaaattattatacacaaaaaatttttaatataataatatcttaatacacattatattgttgtaataaattaatttttctgttattaGTTAGtgcaaacttatttaaaatgttttcagtatttatgatattggtaatttatcttttaatacatattgaagctagattttcaaaatgattttgttgCACGCTTGTTCAAAGCCAATTCTTCACTCTTCGTATTGTAGAAAAGGATCTTTCACAGGTAATTGTTAGCATTAAGGATCTAACAGTTATGaccttttaaaatgtatagcttcaaaaagatcataacttgcttaaaaataataatatcaataaaaggctATGTGGGGACCTGGATAataatcttacctttaaattttataataggtcaattcactctaatatcaatACTAACAGTACaatattgaaactggtgaacaAAAATTTGCCCTGTCGTGTGTATGTAAGATTGTCATGCATGACTCATGgcgtatactaaattaaaatgaacgaATATGCCAAAATTTTCTCGGAGTAGACTAGAGTGTAACTTGAAGCGttcattattctttatttgttattattttacttcaataaaatacagtataatatattataataacagtgcagtagtaaaattttttgttgatGGGGGGGGTGGGGGTGGCTGggcttatattttttcttttagtttttgtaatgttaaaatatacttatttatcatCTATTACTTTATGACCACTACTAGTttattaagtgtttattatacattacgtttttattaaacattattataaaccatagattattaattaatatgtgttttaacataacaatttatttttattcaaaaatctatAGTAACACTGACAAGATCATAACTTATGATTTTAATCaaacacataatttaatataaaactagttATAGTTAATGGTAtagcaaaattaataaatatataagcaaagtaaatttgaaataaaaacaaattttttttatgatttgtaaaattgaaaataaatgtgatGACACCGCCAATAGTCACcagcaatttattattatttataaacgtgTTTTCACGGAGGTAATGAAAGAGCACAGTTAGCTGATTGCTTACTGATACGGCATATGGAGTTTTTTCATTACAAAACGACCAGAAAAGTgatttatactcgtattaaaaatgtattatcggGAGTACTCCGAGTACTAGAAACATTAAGCTACTGAAAAGTCGGTTAGTGATAGGAGCAAACATTTTAGTTAACATTAAAccgttttgatataaaattatcgcAAAAACgatttagaaaaaaactgcgaattatttaatacgatagtgATAGTggtattattgtatcaaacaGTAGCCCGCGTGCTCGTACGGCCGGTGAACGCTTTCAGTGTTTTactcgaaactagaaaaaatattaaaattaggagATTAATGttgaaacgtcaatatttacagaaaattaactctacaaaatggctattttcaattttttcgaaaataattaaataaaaaaatatatttttttaactttttaccaaaacattaaaataaattaatacacgaaatatttgtatagttcttgtccctgtgaatcttataaaaaaccagaattatgatatctttattatttcaggaaatatcgcaatgggtaaatcctcacaAGATActctatatatacattaaaaaagattaatttcTTGGGTTTGTCGTACCATTTTTGGGCATATAAAGTAGAGTTATGTTCAGTGAAGCATTCATCACGCTGTTAATTTCCGCTATACACGTCATACGCATTTGATAACTTTTCTGTTTTCCCTACAGTTTGTGCAcgcttttaatttataccgtATCATTActactattaaatatctattttctaAAACTTCCATGagtatttaaacttttgaaaTGTCATGAGGTAAGGGTAGTAAACAAGGGGGTTTTAAATGTCCCTATATAAATAGACTCACGGCATGTGTTTACCGATCATTGTACTCAGTGCTACGAGTATAGAATTGGTGAAaagtaattcaattattttttatttaaaccggaacaaaatttttattgaaaatgccACCAAAAACggtatgtaataaaatgaCCCGTTTACatgatatgtaataatatcattagtaTCTATTATGAGATAAATTTACTAATCTATTTGGAagtgtattcaaatattaatatattttagattttgaacggAGCGATGCTGAATctgttaattttacaatgatatgtttttaatttttatttttgagtctGTCATCACTTTTTGAAACAGTAAAAGCTCTtcgattttcaactttgaaGACTTCTAGTAGCAAATTTGATCTGGTTAATACTTTTGgtcaaatcaattttttttaaataaccgagaaaaataggaatttttaCGTAAAATCAGTTTGTAACTAaactgatttaatttttttgttgtaactaAAATGAATGATTATAGAGACTTGCATTTTTaccgaatatttatattaatatttaataaaaataattttcaaaatatttggctTATTGTGTgctattcttttttaatttttttttaggtattttaaatgtttgactTCTTCtttgtcaatattaatttgtcaatTAAAACCCCTATGATATTAATCGTTAAAACATTCAATcacttatcatattataattttctatacttgatgactttttaaaatattttcgaattttataaatatataggacaaatataggtagatactatattaataattaaattatattattgatataataaatagaatgattttgtcaaaaattaattcaatttactgTATTacgaatagtaaaataaataattagtattaataagcataatagcaatacaaatatattataaaagctaCTGAGTAATGTATACGCTGAGTTCGTAATATTTGCATAGAATCGTTATTCATGCGTATtggtttataattgaattgacATTTAATACATCCATGATCCATTACAATGATTTAACCGTAGTACATctgcaataaaaaattggttatttacttggctatttaaaaaaacattgtatgatgttttttataattattatagataggtatactCTAATAAGTctaataaatgaattacatTTGGTTTCAGACCAAGTACAGTTAACATTTAACAGTATTAATgggaaaatacattattattgaagaaCTGTATGACGGACACTACACACgtttaccattttttatttaaaattgtactataCAAAACTCTAAATCAAAAGAATTaactttacatatttaaagagtaaattcaaatgtaattCTTGGTGTTCAATAAAtccgtttataaataattggacGGAGATAatgaatcaaattattttaacggtTAACCTAATctgtaaacatataataaaatattaaaacaaacgaaaaaataaaatcctcGAGAGTGATCTCACTTTCCTCAAACCTTGTAGTATGTAGTAGACTGTTTTATAGTTGAATAaaacttacatttttgaattaaaggTTTTAGTATGACCTGTAATACCTAGAGATGGCTGGAGTGATCTAcctaacacaataattataagtaataatacgaaattataacgttcttattattattttattaaacgtattatagtcataatatGATTAGAACAGTCATATTCGAGTGCTAAATTGACTAAacgctaataatataattttttttgtaaaatataattatattatacaagatttACCCACATCTgggtaaaatgataaaatgtttattttaaatacccaAATGATAATGAGGcatgtatagtaaataagtTTGAAGggaatacatacatatataaattagataaatgtatattttagtagtattttacaaataaaaaaaatcagaaaaaaaatattgtctctgttattttaaatgaaaaataatttataattaattaggatgaatttacaacttttgtatatactaattacttatgtaaaattgtaagttttttatggttgaaataaatgaaatattattatattattaaatacttaatttaaatctaatatatagGCTAATCAGAATAAAAGATCCGGACGAATGGCTAAAAAAGGTGGGCAAGCAGTGCTTCAAGAAGAAATAAACAATGATGATGattggataaaaattatagaaaaaccaGGAATGTAcggtaaaaaactaaaataatataattaatgttaaaatataatatattaaaataaatataaaaatgtttatgtttattaatatttgtttcttaGTCGTTGACGTTTATACAGAATGGTGTGGACCTTGCATACCGATGACGGcatacttgaaaaaaattaagttggaATTAGGCAGTGAAAATCTACATTATGCTATAGTAAATATTCTTagtctatagtctatacgattaacatattcaataaattgtagACTGTTGTAACTgtacaaactattaaaatacatagcaATGCATAGTTGAAGTGGGTCGAAATGAcgatttatagttaattgaaTAAGTTAGAGTTAGTTCTTAATTCCataaatgttgtaataaatatgttttatctatactattatataaagagAAGATGTTTGTGACGTTGTTAGGGGTAATCTCTAAATGTATAGAGAGAATGAAtaactaaaaagtaatttaaaaatgcctaactataatatatctctaaataaaaatttggtgTACGACGGGTATAATGTTCTCGATGTATTCCAAAATTACTCAAttgattttgatgaaattatgatcaatgtgtataattttgtctCCGTCATAAGATAGGATAGTTTTTATTCCGATTAATGACCTTAATTTATACCTCTTTATGATGTTTAGGGCTGTGCGATAATTTAAtcgattatttgaataatagatTGTTTTCGAATGATACAAAATCGGTTAATCGATTGAAAAAATTCAATGTTGGGCGGGATAGTTATGTTAAGTTGATATAATGGAAATATCATCTATACACCAAATgagaaaaccaaaaatagtttttatctcCACGCTAAATGTTAGCATTAGGCAACTAAACTTAACACGGGTACATTTTGTACGGGCAACGAAGTGCACAGGGATAGCTAGTtggttataaaatcaattgatacacgaaaagataaaatatgtctTAGGTGATAgagttataatcatattatttgtttaattatatctaaataattgcatattgaattaatacttgactgaaatatttttaaaatattaaattaagttttgaagaaagtttttttagaatagaaatatttatttttatatttatcgtaattaatataattagtaaattagatataaaatacatgttgtataaaaattaaaaaatagagtAAGTCCTCGTATCGCTTTCTTTTAGGCATctcagtatattatgtacagaaaTATATGTCCCCGATTACACtcacatattgttattaaaattaaattaacattttttgtatattatcatcataatttaGCAGCCACTTAGCATGTGTTCGAATGGTTATAgcaaaatttgaaatgtattattttgcccgtaaatcaaatattagaaTTCATGCATGTTTAGTTGAATAATGACtacttttaataacttaataacgtGAAGTTACCTCTCAATATATTCCTATcggttaaaaaatgttcacaatATTTTGCAAATTAGTTGTAGAAATTTGCATTGTAGAGCACAACTTCAAGCAgcagattaatttaaaaaatgtgccAATATTTTGCAATTAATCGCAAATTCTAAATCCAATTAACAATTTCATGCTATCCAATTATCCTCAAACAGACTGTCTAACTAAGTCCGAATTGCCCCCAAATTGACTTTACTTCTTTGCCTTACGCAGTAAGTGCTTAGGAGTTACGGGGTTGAGTTGAAATCTAGTTATATTTGATTAAGCCTTCTGTTTCCTGCAAGCACTTAGTTTCACCTACTAGTATATCATGTAATTAATACACAGGTAatcaattattactaataatataaacaattaaacatatattggCTGATGTAGTTtgtgattaaattaaagaaagttttctttttcttaattattttttttatatcattcgtatagtttttaattaactgatttattatccataataattataaatttgttgtgtgtaatatattaatttgtacagCTTTtgaagcatatttttaattaagaaaatagttatttgattGTGATAATATGATTCTAGGCAAAATCGGACAACATAACTGTGTTAAAAAGGTTTCGACAAAAAAGTGAGTCCTATTggatgtttttttatgtaagtatattgattattaacagccaataaaacatattatttggttgataacttaaattatacttatttatttttcattattaataatatatctacaagGATGGGAAGTtagttaatatcattattggtACCAATGCTCCTAGGTTAATGCAATTAATAGTGGAGGAGCTGGAAcagtatgttaaatttaagaatGGTGAAGTCCAAAGAGAATTTGTgagtataaaaacatatatttatttagctatGGATACTACAAATAGCTTTTGAGTATTacggacaattttttttaaaaattaagataccATTGACTACAGTAACCAATgaggaacaaaaaaaattaatcgacagcgaaaactatcaaaaacagaaaacaaggaaagaaaaaaaaattagaggtttgtattattgttattatgttttgacttcttttgtttaattatatggatattgaatatatgatatcagtaaattatttttagttattttatataaatgaaaaattgattaaatatttaatttttatcaatattgtattttaagattGTCTACTATCTATAGCTATCGTATCCGATTTCGGAAGTTAAACTGCAGATATCCATTTCTTATCCATATTTTTGCAGTTATAGTTgtggattatataatatttgtacatatatttatacatatatttaaaaataaatatttatgaatttaatttaacaatttatttaacaaacttattaagttataaaaatattttataatttgttaacgaattgtttaaaattaacttagagtgattaaacaaaaaaaccaaatgTACATGTTTTATTGACAGTGGTTTTAATAGAAGAATACTATTAAGAatatcatgaaaaataaaaaataataatgaagtgTTTTTAGTATAACATTGTTATGACTCaaaagattaataatttaagattttagaaTGGTGAAAGTGAGAGAACATTCTCTGAAACAATTTTCGGTTAACATACAAATGCAATCATGTGTTGTGTTTTTCCCTCACACGGTCAAGTATATTATGGTGGAAGCACCAGTTGAAGAAGATGTCAAAGAACTTGACAAACCTCCCGAACCTGCGATGGTAGAAAAAACGGTATGTGAAGTGGCCAACTTATGTGCTAGTAAGTACGAGgaacttattattatcgaaGCTAATGAAGTGGAGTTGACGGAAGATAATTTGAACGaggtaaagtatataatattttgaatacattcatcattaaaattgtcgaaaaaatataaaaatttcaaattatattcaaaatatattatttttagttattttttcctATAGAAAAAGTTTTGTGTggaacaaatatattacatatcgaatttaattaagtgcaaatgcataatattctaggtaaaaataaaacatgcatgctacttaatatttttttcagtgcacggaaaaactaaattataaaaaatatgtttttaaaatgataaaatgataatcaTAGGAAAAATAGAATCCTCTatagcatttttataatacatttttatataaatattaactaactacctacctatttgGATACGAAACAATACACGAATTAGTATGTTACATACATCCATCTGTTATAGATGTTTTTCATGGAAAAAGAATTACTGGAAAGTTTTCCTCAAGAATTGGTCGAACAACTGTTGAGTAAAAAAGTGTATTCAGTAATGTTGTCAATGCCTATTATCAAACATGAAATTGATGCCCAAGAAGTCGGCACAGAAGATGAAAATACATCTGAGCCTATCGACTTAATGGGAGTTATAGAGCAGAAGTTAAGCACAATCATTTATGGCAATGGAACCCCATTAAACCCTAGTCCGAGTTCGTAAGTACCTAAACTATCCAATTTTCAAATACGTATGTGTATCCTGTCCTAGTGCTGACCACTTCtactaatctaaaaaaaaatgataatgaaaTTGATTTTGATATGTAGTCGGGGGTCATAACACTTTTCTATACATACAAAGAGAAAAAAAGATTTGACTCCACCAATATTAATAGTGTAATAAACTTTTCTTGATTAAGAAACATTGtccttatattattgtatcattatcatttaagCTATGCTCATGTTGTAATAGAttgcttaataaataattatgttaaaaaaacaaaatatatataaataagactataaaattatagtttatgtacttaatatttatgtactcgtagtactataatacatgtatatatttgggcacaatgcataaaatatcatataatatattacatatttatgacGTGATGATCAGTCttgaaaaaaatgcttttgaaaaagttttaaaaatatttttaaaatactattataaaaatgatttttactaatacttacaaagtatttgaatataaatataaatatattttttaaatgttatactatataatatatacatatatgtatattgtatatcagtatatctaattaaaatgttactatacttatatagattttaataatttcataaatactataacagTATGTCAGTATAACATGACTATTtagagataaataaatatttcatctaatattgataaaatgattagattttcattttttttaaatttcaatacaaaaccattataaaataagatgtgtaattttttaaactttaaacatttttgtcaaattttcgtgaaaaataaattaatataacagacTTTATACCTtatggtatttaaatacaagtattcaaatgttgttaataaaacttttaaaaagtattcgaaataggtacttaaaaaaaaaaaatacttaaaaaaaatgtatttgaatacttaataaGACCGATGGTGGTCATTCACATGgattaagaaaaaaactgtaattttataatgttattaattggttactaaaaaaatgaattctaaATTAGAATTTGTAAGActcctatatttatattcttataaagtGTTTGGTGTCTATGATCttcaatactatttttaaatataaaaagcatTCAACATACACTTTGAaatgttgtttatataatatattcactaaaataattgttatttgtaattatacaaggtgattcttttatcattaaacactcattatttcgtcaagtattgacttttttcatttttttttcaaaatattttgtttcatgcTCTTCTCAAACtgtatgcaatttttattttttcacccttttatttaatagtcaaaCCACTatcgaattttgattttcaaatggcaaactatatttaaaatgtactaaattaataggaatatattttttttatgaattttaatgtttgaattattatttgttgttaatttttttagcgaGATATAGCTTTTCAAAGTTGTGCGGTTTTCGgttttataatacttcttgTTTTTGAAGATCAGTAGTCACTTGGGtaacaaataatgataaaaggtacatattattttcataatatgtaataaactcGTTAATGACTATTGATGAATTTTGTACCTATAGTTACCAACGCCTCACAGCCGTGAGGGACGAACACCTAAAAACTTCAAATCGCTCAACTTTGAGTAGCTATAACTCACTAAcggttaaatgaaaaataataattttaacgttgaaattcataaaaaaaaccccactattttatgacattttaaatataagttgccatttgaaaatcaaaatttgatagtgatttcactattaaatataagggtaaaaataaaaatgttatatagttttagaaaagcatgaaaataaaaatgttgaaaaagtCAActct includes the following:
- the LOC113554162 gene encoding LOW QUALITY PROTEIN: uncharacterized protein LOC113554162 (The sequence of the model RefSeq protein was modified relative to this genomic sequence to represent the inferred CDS: inserted 1 base in 1 codon); the encoded protein is MPPKTANQNKRSGRMAKKGGQAVLQEEINNDDDWIKIIEKPGMYVVDVYTEWCGPCIPMTAYLKKIKLELGSENLHYAIAKSDNITVLKRFRQKSESYWMFFYDGKLVNIIIGTNAPRLMQLIVEELEQYVKFKNGEVQREFIPLTTVTNEEQKKLIDSENYQKQKTRKEKKIRDFRMVKVREHSLKQFSVNIQMQSCVVFFPHTVKYIMVEAPVEEDVKELDKPPEPAMVEKTVCEVANLCASKYEELIIIEANEVELTEDNLNEMFFMEKELLESFPQELVEQLLSKKVYSVMLSMPIIKHEIDAQEVGTEDENTSEPIDLMGVIEQKLSTIIYGNGTPLNPSPSSIADVHMIVNESGQKIPSLYTPINPLSKASALTILFNKFCKNNGYIAPQPPLPQYLVIFDINKSNIVLPIIEDLEEKVVHYGFFRCADPEKPKLLCKDSELLATYGTDKVGKDAKLVLSVLMDDKDKSLLRFVDVGPNYVSPDHESGIDDAIKXFPYDFDEMDGEVKLWLAQQEVRDEEDTGVDHGLGESEEGVMEEENSSQDQQQEPAQSTVVG